A region of Paraburkholderia sp. BL23I1N1 DNA encodes the following proteins:
- a CDS encoding NAD(P)-dependent oxidoreductase, giving the protein MPMNAPSPLSSSDAVRRVAFLGLGVMGYPMAGHLAKAGLDVTVYNRTAQKAEQWVAEYGGRAAHTPREAVDGAELVLACVGNDDDLREITLGDHGAFAGMARGTPFVDHTTTLANVARELADIATTQRLHFIDAPVSGGQSGAQNGKLTIMCGGDAAAFERCAATLHHYAAAVTLIGPTGAGQLAKMVNQICVASIVQGLSEAIHFGENAGLDMTRVLEVIGKGAAASWQMENRGKTMIEGKFDHGFAVDWMRKDLGFCLDEAKRIGVSLPVTALVDQFYGDVQALGGYRYDTSSLIWRLRKLTPAS; this is encoded by the coding sequence ATGCCAATGAACGCTCCATCCCCCCTCTCTTCGAGCGACGCCGTGCGCCGCGTCGCCTTTCTCGGCCTCGGCGTCATGGGTTATCCGATGGCCGGGCATCTGGCGAAGGCCGGCCTCGATGTAACGGTCTACAACCGCACCGCGCAAAAAGCTGAGCAATGGGTCGCCGAGTACGGCGGGCGCGCTGCACACACGCCCCGCGAAGCCGTGGACGGCGCCGAACTGGTGCTGGCCTGCGTGGGTAACGACGACGATCTGCGCGAGATCACCCTGGGCGACCACGGCGCGTTTGCGGGCATGGCGCGCGGCACGCCCTTCGTCGATCACACCACCACCTTGGCGAACGTCGCCCGGGAACTCGCGGATATCGCAACCACGCAGCGTTTGCACTTCATCGACGCGCCGGTTTCAGGCGGCCAGTCCGGCGCGCAAAACGGCAAACTGACCATCATGTGTGGCGGCGACGCGGCTGCATTCGAGCGTTGCGCGGCAACGCTGCACCATTACGCAGCCGCCGTCACGCTGATTGGCCCGACCGGCGCCGGCCAACTGGCCAAAATGGTCAATCAGATCTGCGTCGCCAGCATCGTGCAGGGGCTGTCCGAAGCGATCCATTTCGGCGAGAACGCAGGCCTCGATATGACCCGCGTCCTGGAGGTGATCGGCAAGGGCGCGGCGGCGAGCTGGCAGATGGAGAACCGCGGCAAGACCATGATCGAGGGCAAGTTCGATCACGGCTTCGCTGTCGACTGGATGCGCAAGGACCTCGGTTTCTGCCTCGACGAAGCGAAGCGCATTGGCGTGTCGCTGCCCGTGACCGCGCTGGTCGATCAGTTCTACGGCGACGTTCAGGCGCTGGGCGGCTACCGCTACGACACATCAAGCCTCATCTGGCGTCTGCGCAAGCTCACGCCTGCCAGCTAA
- a CDS encoding LysR substrate-binding domain-containing protein, which yields MKDHYLKAWLALVETGSIRGAARHLHLSQAAVTKAVRELEQDLDAPLIMRSSRGVTLTECGHQLTVRARLAQSQLALARQDIQQILGGKRSHVSTAVTPMVFLGVLPDVIERFRKSMPLAELTFEEGLMPHVLHALRDGSIDFAVAAPAEEEVSVEFDFEPLQTLETIVACRRGHPLEKATEWRQLLDCKWVMNLSPGSQHSNLLDYLRRTRQSLPTRIIRTNTFGVSWSLMARSDALLVCPAGMLNTEPYGQQASRVPLQMALPPLKLGILKLRDAPLSLAADKLAELFRQEITSNRYGLAPTSGKRTRPAAGH from the coding sequence ATGAAAGACCATTACCTGAAAGCCTGGCTTGCTCTCGTGGAAACGGGCAGTATCCGCGGCGCGGCACGCCATCTGCATCTGAGTCAGGCCGCCGTCACCAAGGCCGTGCGGGAACTCGAACAGGACCTCGATGCGCCGCTGATCATGCGCAGTTCGCGCGGCGTGACGCTGACCGAGTGCGGCCATCAACTCACGGTGCGCGCGCGCCTGGCGCAATCTCAGCTGGCGCTGGCACGCCAGGACATCCAGCAGATTCTGGGCGGCAAGCGCAGCCACGTTTCGACGGCGGTCACGCCCATGGTGTTCCTCGGCGTGCTGCCCGACGTGATCGAACGCTTTCGCAAAAGCATGCCCCTCGCGGAGCTCACCTTCGAGGAAGGCCTGATGCCTCACGTGCTCCATGCACTGCGCGATGGCTCGATCGATTTCGCCGTTGCCGCGCCCGCCGAAGAGGAGGTCAGCGTCGAGTTCGATTTCGAACCGCTGCAGACGCTCGAAACAATCGTGGCATGCCGGCGGGGGCATCCGCTGGAAAAGGCGACCGAATGGCGGCAATTGCTCGACTGCAAGTGGGTCATGAACCTCTCGCCCGGCAGTCAGCACAGCAATCTGCTCGACTATCTGCGCCGAACGCGGCAATCGCTGCCCACGCGCATCATCCGGACCAACACGTTCGGCGTCAGCTGGAGTCTGATGGCGCGCAGCGACGCGCTGCTCGTGTGCCCGGCCGGCATGCTCAATACGGAACCGTACGGGCAGCAGGCGAGTCGCGTGCCTTTACAGATGGCATTGCCGCCGCTCAAGCTCGGCATCCTGAAGCTACGCGACGCGCCGCTTTCGCTTGCGGCGGACAAGCTCGCTGAACTCTTCCGGCAGGAAATTACGTCGAACAGGTATGGCCTCGCTCCAACCAGCGGTAAACGCACCAGGCCGGCGGCGGGTCACTGA
- a CDS encoding IclR family transcriptional regulator yields the protein MTTADTPTLRAFALLEHLVRAEGPVSLADIAQDVDLPKASLHRMLASLEAGGLVIREPGQKNAYVIGPRLAQLGLGVMMHSGARRLRHAILSNLVADLGETCNLTMLHETEVLYLDRLEAPWPLRLDLKPGSHVPAHCSASGKLLLAMLPREQRSALVHTLKLERFTPNTITDPELLEAELDRTAHKRIAIDNEEFVAGIACVAAPVMDENNTCIAAIAVHAPVSRAPLSRALEFVPRLQEAAQQLAKTF from the coding sequence ATGACTACAGCGGATACTCCCACCCTGCGTGCCTTCGCGCTGCTCGAACATCTCGTGCGCGCCGAAGGTCCGGTGTCGCTGGCCGACATTGCCCAGGACGTCGACTTGCCAAAGGCTTCGCTGCATCGCATGCTCGCTTCGCTCGAGGCCGGTGGGCTCGTGATCCGCGAGCCGGGCCAGAAGAACGCCTATGTGATCGGGCCGCGTCTCGCGCAACTCGGTCTGGGCGTCATGATGCATTCGGGTGCCCGCCGGCTGCGCCATGCGATCCTGTCGAACCTGGTGGCCGATCTCGGCGAGACTTGCAACCTCACGATGCTGCACGAAACCGAGGTGCTCTATCTCGACAGGCTCGAAGCGCCCTGGCCGTTGCGGCTCGATCTCAAGCCCGGCTCACACGTGCCGGCGCATTGCAGCGCAAGCGGCAAGCTGTTGCTGGCCATGCTGCCGCGCGAACAACGCAGCGCCCTCGTCCACACGCTGAAACTCGAACGCTTCACGCCGAATACCATCACCGATCCCGAACTGCTCGAAGCGGAACTCGACCGCACCGCGCACAAGCGCATTGCCATCGACAATGAGGAATTTGTCGCCGGCATCGCGTGCGTGGCCGCGCCGGTAATGGATGAGAACAACACCTGTATTGCGGCGATCGCCGTTCACGCGCCGGTTTCGCGGGCGCCGCTCTCGCGCGCCCTGGAGTTTGTACCGCGTTTGCAGGAAGCGGCTCAGCAGCTTGCTAAAACGTTCTAG
- a CDS encoding aldehyde dehydrogenase, with protein sequence MNKKTFADWQDKAATLAIEGRAFINGALSHACDGKTFLCASPIDGRELARVADCGEADIDAAVAAARRAFDEGVWAGLNPRERKAVLLRWAALMHEHLEELALLETLDSGKPIGDTTMIDVPAAAHCVAWYAEAIDKVGGEVVPADQHLVGLVTREPMGVVAAVVPWNFPLLMAAWKFGPALAAGNSVVLKPSEKSPLTAIRIAQLAHEAGLPPGVFNVVPGGAEPGRLLAAHGDVDCIAFTGSTRTGKLIMQQAAQSNLKRVWLELGGKSPNIVLPDCPDLDRAAKAAADAIFFNMGEMCTAGSRLLVHRDIKGVFMEKLLEAARSYAPGHPLDPGVTMGAIVDRIQLDRVLEYIEAGRKEGKLVTGGSRVKEETGGFYIEPTVFEVSPDAGIAREEIFGPVLSVIVFDTVDEAVQIANDTEYGLAAAVWSADVTTAHEVARRLRAGTVWVNCYNEGGGDMSFPFGGYGQSGNGRDKSLHALEKYTELKSTVIRLR encoded by the coding sequence ATGAACAAGAAGACCTTCGCTGACTGGCAGGACAAAGCCGCTACCCTCGCAATCGAGGGGCGTGCATTCATTAACGGCGCACTGAGCCATGCGTGCGACGGCAAGACTTTTCTATGCGCAAGCCCGATCGACGGCCGCGAGCTCGCGCGGGTGGCGGATTGCGGCGAGGCCGACATCGACGCGGCCGTTGCCGCCGCTCGCCGCGCGTTCGACGAAGGAGTGTGGGCGGGTTTGAATCCGCGCGAGCGTAAAGCTGTGCTGCTTCGCTGGGCGGCCTTGATGCACGAGCATCTCGAGGAACTCGCCTTGCTGGAAACGCTCGATTCGGGCAAGCCGATCGGCGACACGACCATGATCGACGTGCCGGCCGCGGCACACTGTGTGGCGTGGTACGCGGAGGCGATCGACAAGGTGGGCGGCGAGGTTGTGCCCGCCGATCAGCACCTCGTCGGTCTCGTGACGCGCGAGCCGATGGGCGTTGTGGCCGCCGTCGTGCCGTGGAATTTCCCGCTGCTGATGGCGGCATGGAAGTTTGGCCCCGCGCTCGCCGCGGGTAACAGCGTCGTGCTCAAGCCCTCGGAGAAATCGCCGCTTACGGCGATTCGCATCGCGCAGCTCGCGCATGAGGCGGGGTTGCCGCCTGGGGTATTCAACGTCGTGCCGGGCGGTGCCGAGCCGGGCAGGCTGCTGGCGGCGCATGGCGATGTTGACTGTATTGCGTTCACCGGCTCGACACGGACCGGCAAGCTCATCATGCAGCAGGCCGCGCAATCCAACCTGAAGCGCGTCTGGCTCGAACTGGGCGGCAAGTCGCCCAATATCGTGCTGCCCGATTGTCCGGATCTCGATCGCGCGGCCAAAGCGGCTGCCGACGCGATCTTCTTCAACATGGGTGAGATGTGTACGGCCGGTTCGCGCCTGCTCGTGCATCGCGACATCAAGGGCGTGTTCATGGAGAAGCTGCTTGAGGCGGCACGTTCCTATGCGCCGGGACATCCGCTCGACCCTGGCGTGACGATGGGCGCGATTGTCGACCGGATCCAGCTGGACCGGGTGCTGGAGTACATCGAAGCTGGCCGGAAAGAGGGCAAGCTCGTTACTGGCGGGTCGCGGGTCAAGGAGGAGACGGGCGGCTTCTACATCGAGCCGACGGTGTTCGAAGTGAGTCCGGACGCCGGGATCGCACGCGAGGAAATCTTCGGGCCGGTGCTGTCGGTGATCGTGTTCGACACGGTCGACGAGGCCGTGCAAATCGCCAACGACACCGAATACGGACTCGCCGCCGCCGTCTGGTCCGCCGACGTGACCACCGCGCACGAGGTGGCAAGGCGCCTGCGCGCGGGCACCGTCTGGGTGAACTGCTACAACGAAGGTGGCGGCGACATGAGCTTCCCCTTCGGCGGTTACGGGCAGTCCGGCAATGGGCGCGACAAGTCGCTGCACGCGCTGGAGAAATACACCGAGCTGAAGTCGACGGTCATCCGGCTGCGCTAG
- a CDS encoding AMP-binding protein — translation MKTPRTIRALIDARAAQFPDKPFLLAAPESPDEGGAAAHADVLTFAQLRDDCRALETVFHEAGLQAGDVVSVFMGNGIHTARLLLGAMYSGLVANPLNLLCQPSQLRYIVEHSDTRMVFVSSDTHAAMSNAIEGLREQGITRTVALVRTEPDGAVAPVPVPVCVEAALMETTGGIAAQGASAEGAPCTQSPSISAWDSESLPHGEPDQNDVALLMYTSGTTGAPKGVLLDHRNLFANARNISHEHRLGASDRVFAALPLYHINGLVVTLLAPLFHGGSVVMAPRFSARTYWRDVTRHGCTWINVVPTIVAYLLNNDEPCTFDLSALRFCRSASAALPVDHHRAFEARFGVGIIETMGMTETAAPVFSNPYDPESRRIGSIGLPSGGEAKVIDRDGRECAPNECGELVLRGEQVMRGYYKRAVETRAAFTADGWLRTGDLGYRDSDGYFYINGRAKELIIKGGENIAPREIDEALLKHPGVLDAAVVGVPDAAYGQEIVAFIVPRVDQGQGQGALDIADLREHCLRELGRYKTPKEFRFVAELPRGPSGKVQRLKLVPT, via the coding sequence ATGAAGACGCCTCGTACGATTCGCGCCCTGATCGACGCGCGCGCCGCGCAGTTTCCCGACAAGCCGTTCCTGCTGGCGGCCCCTGAATCTCCCGACGAGGGCGGCGCAGCCGCGCATGCCGACGTGTTGACCTTCGCGCAACTGCGCGACGACTGCCGCGCGCTTGAGACGGTCTTTCACGAAGCAGGCTTGCAGGCCGGCGATGTTGTTTCGGTCTTTATGGGCAACGGTATCCATACGGCCAGGCTGCTGCTTGGGGCCATGTACAGCGGGCTCGTTGCCAATCCGCTCAATCTGCTGTGCCAGCCGTCGCAGTTGCGCTATATCGTGGAGCATTCGGACACGCGCATGGTGTTTGTTTCCAGCGATACGCACGCGGCGATGTCGAACGCGATCGAAGGCTTGCGCGAGCAAGGCATTACCCGCACCGTTGCGCTGGTTCGTACCGAGCCCGATGGTGCGGTGGCGCCGGTGCCTGTGCCGGTTTGCGTGGAAGCTGCACTGATGGAAACGACAGGTGGTATTGCCGCGCAAGGGGCGTCGGCAGAGGGTGCGCCCTGTACGCAATCTCCATCTATAAGCGCTTGGGATTCCGAATCGTTACCACACGGAGAACCAGATCAAAACGACGTGGCGCTGCTGATGTACACATCCGGCACCACGGGCGCACCGAAGGGCGTCCTGCTGGACCATCGAAACCTGTTCGCCAATGCGCGCAACATCTCGCACGAACACCGGCTCGGCGCCAGCGACCGGGTTTTTGCCGCCTTGCCGCTTTACCACATCAACGGTCTCGTCGTGACGCTGCTTGCGCCGCTCTTTCATGGCGGCTCGGTGGTCATGGCGCCGCGGTTTTCCGCGCGCACCTACTGGCGCGATGTCACGCGCCACGGTTGCACCTGGATCAACGTGGTGCCGACGATCGTCGCCTATCTGCTCAACAACGACGAACCCTGCACGTTCGACCTGTCGGCGCTGAGGTTCTGCCGCAGTGCGTCGGCGGCGCTACCCGTCGATCATCACCGCGCGTTCGAGGCGCGCTTCGGGGTCGGCATCATCGAAACGATGGGCATGACCGAAACCGCCGCGCCAGTGTTCAGCAATCCATACGATCCAGAGAGCCGAAGAATCGGCAGCATCGGTCTGCCTTCGGGCGGTGAAGCGAAAGTGATCGATCGTGACGGCCGCGAATGCGCGCCCAACGAGTGCGGCGAACTGGTGCTGCGTGGCGAACAGGTCATGCGCGGCTATTACAAGCGCGCTGTGGAAACGCGTGCGGCCTTCACCGCGGACGGCTGGCTGCGCACCGGCGACCTCGGCTATCGCGATAGCGACGGCTACTTCTACATCAACGGCCGTGCGAAGGAATTGATCATCAAGGGCGGCGAAAACATTGCCCCGCGCGAGATCGATGAAGCGCTGCTCAAACACCCCGGCGTGCTGGATGCGGCGGTGGTGGGCGTGCCGGATGCCGCCTACGGGCAGGAGATCGTCGCCTTCATCGTGCCTCGCGTGGATCAGGGGCAGGGGCAAGGCGCGCTCGACATCGCCGATTTGCGCGAACACTGTCTGCGCGAACTGGGCCGCTACAAGACGCCGAAGGAGTTTCGCTTCGTCGCCGAACTGCCCCGTGGACCCTCGGGCAAGGTCCAGCGCCTGAAGCTCGTGCCCACCTGA
- a CDS encoding polyamine ABC transporter substrate-binding protein, giving the protein MRTRFRRHAISIAALAVTAGLTPIANPSAYAADTELNIYNWSEYIAKDTVPNFEKLTGIKVHYDSYDSDDTLQTKLLAGSSGYDIVVPTSNFMSRQIQAGVYQKLDKSKIPNLANLDPALMSKIADGDPGNQYGVPWAWGTDGLGYNVQAVKKRLGENAPLDSWALLFNPENVSKLKGCGVSVLDAPDDVFGAAMQYMGLDENSKNAADYQAAYEVLKKIRPYITQFNSTAYADDLANNDVCLALGWSGDVGLARRRTLDAKRSYEIRFSNPKEGGAVWFDVMAVPKDAPHPEAAMKWINYIQDPKVNAAITNEIYYPTANKPARALVNPAIAQDPNVYLPDDVLRRMTLAKAHTPEISRLLNRLWLQLKSGG; this is encoded by the coding sequence ATGCGTACCCGTTTTCGTCGTCATGCCATCTCCATCGCGGCGCTTGCTGTAACCGCCGGTCTCACGCCCATCGCGAACCCGTCGGCATATGCCGCGGATACCGAGCTGAACATCTATAACTGGTCCGAGTACATCGCGAAGGACACCGTGCCGAACTTCGAGAAGCTGACCGGCATCAAGGTGCACTACGACAGCTACGACAGCGACGACACCCTGCAGACCAAACTGCTCGCCGGCAGCTCGGGCTATGACATCGTCGTGCCGACGTCGAACTTCATGTCGAGACAGATCCAGGCCGGCGTGTATCAGAAGCTCGACAAGTCGAAGATTCCGAACCTCGCGAACCTCGATCCCGCGCTGATGAGCAAGATCGCCGACGGCGATCCGGGCAACCAGTATGGCGTGCCTTGGGCATGGGGGACGGATGGCCTGGGCTACAACGTCCAGGCGGTCAAAAAGCGTCTTGGCGAGAACGCGCCGCTCGACAGTTGGGCGCTGCTGTTCAATCCGGAGAACGTATCGAAACTGAAGGGATGCGGCGTGTCGGTTCTCGACGCCCCGGACGACGTGTTTGGCGCCGCGATGCAGTACATGGGCCTCGACGAGAACAGCAAGAATGCGGCCGATTATCAGGCCGCCTACGAGGTGCTGAAGAAAATCCGTCCGTACATCACACAGTTCAACTCGACCGCTTACGCAGACGACCTCGCGAACAACGACGTGTGCCTCGCGCTTGGCTGGTCGGGCGATGTGGGCCTGGCGCGCCGGCGCACACTGGATGCGAAGCGCTCGTACGAGATCCGGTTCTCGAACCCGAAGGAAGGTGGCGCGGTGTGGTTCGACGTCATGGCGGTGCCGAAAGACGCGCCGCATCCGGAGGCTGCGATGAAGTGGATCAACTACATCCAGGATCCGAAGGTGAACGCCGCGATCACGAACGAGATTTACTATCCGACCGCGAACAAGCCCGCGCGCGCGCTCGTGAACCCGGCGATCGCGCAGGACCCCAACGTCTATCTCCCCGACGACGTGCTGCGCAGGATGACGTTGGCGAAGGCGCATACACCTGAAATCTCACGCCTTTTGAACCGCTTGTGGTTGCAACTCAAGTCGGGCGGCTGA
- a CDS encoding MFS transporter: MQTHKRRVKTRHIILAVMCLMYFISYIDRVNIAVAGPIIRHEMGLTTVQLGLVFSAFAYPYAFMQVIGGWLSDKYGPKLVLTVLSLIWGAATLATGFAGSVAMLVALRFALGIGEGGAFPTATRAFTYWMPAAERGFAQGITHSFARLGGAVTPPLVLAVVVAGGWRDAFILLGVASLAWTVLYLCVFTNSPEQNRRVTPEETAEIGYRAGDCERAKRAATPWRKLIRRMWLVTFVDFCYGWLLWVYLTWLPSYLKEARGFDLKQLALFTALPLLAGVIGDTLGGVVSDRLYKRTGRLRFARCAVLVTGMGGSLVFLLPMVFATNPLMAVLFLSASFFFLEITNPVLWTLPLDIGGRYAGTAGGMMNTGFGVAGMISPVVFGYLIETTGSYNVPFTISACLLGVGIVAALFIDPTRTVEADEERERLDGRALDGMPAFLPASAGVRLERHHLRRPLRWRR, translated from the coding sequence ATGCAAACGCACAAGCGGCGCGTGAAGACGCGCCACATCATCCTGGCCGTCATGTGCCTGATGTATTTCATTTCGTACATCGACCGCGTGAACATTGCCGTGGCCGGCCCCATCATCCGCCACGAAATGGGGCTGACGACGGTTCAGCTCGGCCTCGTGTTTTCCGCTTTCGCTTATCCGTACGCGTTCATGCAGGTTATCGGCGGCTGGCTGTCCGACAAGTACGGGCCGAAACTGGTGCTGACGGTGCTATCGCTGATCTGGGGGGCGGCGACGCTCGCCACCGGCTTCGCCGGCAGCGTCGCGATGCTCGTCGCGTTGCGGTTCGCACTTGGCATCGGCGAGGGCGGCGCGTTCCCGACCGCGACGCGTGCCTTTACCTACTGGATGCCGGCGGCGGAGCGCGGTTTCGCTCAGGGCATCACCCATAGCTTCGCCCGCCTCGGCGGCGCGGTCACGCCGCCGCTCGTGCTCGCGGTGGTAGTGGCGGGCGGCTGGCGCGACGCGTTCATCCTGCTCGGCGTGGCGAGCCTCGCGTGGACGGTGCTGTACCTGTGCGTCTTTACGAACTCGCCGGAGCAGAACCGGCGCGTGACGCCCGAGGAAACGGCCGAGATCGGCTACCGCGCCGGCGACTGCGAACGCGCCAAGCGTGCGGCCACGCCGTGGCGCAAACTGATTCGCCGCATGTGGCTCGTCACGTTTGTCGACTTCTGCTACGGCTGGCTGCTGTGGGTCTATCTGACCTGGCTGCCTTCGTACCTGAAGGAAGCCCGCGGCTTCGATCTCAAGCAACTGGCGCTGTTCACGGCGCTGCCGCTGCTCGCGGGCGTGATCGGCGATACGCTGGGCGGCGTTGTCTCGGATCGGCTCTACAAGCGCACCGGCCGCCTGCGCTTTGCACGCTGCGCCGTGCTCGTAACAGGCATGGGTGGTTCGCTCGTATTCCTGCTGCCGATGGTGTTCGCCACCAATCCGCTGATGGCGGTGCTGTTCCTGTCGGCGTCGTTCTTCTTTCTCGAGATCACGAATCCTGTGTTGTGGACCTTGCCGCTCGACATTGGCGGCCGATACGCCGGGACGGCGGGCGGCATGATGAACACGGGCTTCGGCGTGGCCGGCATGATATCGCCCGTGGTGTTCGGCTATCTGATCGAGACAACCGGCAGTTATAACGTGCCGTTCACGATTTCCGCGTGTTTGCTGGGGGTGGGGATCGTGGCCGCGCTGTTCATCGATCCGACGAGAACGGTCGAGGCCGACGAGGAGCGCGAACGGCTCGACGGCAGAGCGCTGGACGGCATGCCCGCGTTTCTCCCGGCGAGCGCCGGGGTGCGGCTGGAGCGGCACCATCTGCGTCGTCCACTGCGCTGGCGCAGATAA
- the sauS gene encoding acylating sulfoacetaldehyde dehydrogenase translates to MNVRATEAEAAHASAQSEGERVVATLVARARAAQREFESAGQAVLDAAADAAAWAIMEPARNRQLAELAVRDTGLGNANDKFRKNFRKTLGLLRDLRGQKTTGVIERDDATGIVEIARAVGVVAAITPSTNPAATPINKIVNALKCGNAVIVAPSPKGYSSCALLIEFIHAQFAKVGLAPELVQMLPAPISKAATAELMRQCDLVVATGSQANVRMAYASGTPAFGVGAGNVASIVTASADLHDAAHKIARSKTFDNATSCSSENSVVIESAVYANMLAELSACGGVMLDAAQKAQLQAALWSNGKLSAHCTAHSATFIARAAGLDDIAAREPAFLMVEETGFGADYPFSGEKLAPVLTVYRAKTFDAAAGIVRGIYAYMGAGHSVGLHSTDPGQAVQLGSTLPVARVIVNQAHCLATGGNFDNGLPFSLSMGCGTWGRNNFSSNLNFHHYLNITRVAYPIEERVPELDDVLGDFFVRYGK, encoded by the coding sequence ATGAACGTTAGGGCCACAGAAGCCGAAGCTGCGCACGCGAGCGCGCAGAGCGAAGGTGAGCGCGTTGTCGCGACACTCGTTGCCCGTGCGCGTGCCGCACAGCGCGAATTCGAGTCTGCGGGGCAGGCGGTGCTCGATGCCGCCGCCGACGCCGCCGCGTGGGCGATCATGGAACCCGCCCGCAACCGGCAACTGGCCGAGCTGGCGGTGCGCGACACCGGTCTCGGCAACGCCAACGACAAGTTCCGCAAGAACTTTCGTAAGACGCTCGGACTATTGCGCGATCTGCGCGGGCAGAAAACCACGGGGGTGATCGAGCGCGATGACGCCACCGGTATCGTCGAGATTGCACGGGCAGTCGGCGTGGTGGCGGCGATCACGCCGTCCACCAATCCGGCGGCCACGCCGATCAACAAGATCGTCAACGCCCTCAAATGCGGCAATGCCGTGATCGTGGCGCCTTCGCCCAAGGGTTATTCGTCGTGCGCGTTGTTGATCGAATTCATTCACGCGCAATTCGCCAAAGTCGGGCTCGCGCCCGAACTCGTCCAGATGCTGCCCGCGCCGATCAGCAAGGCGGCCACCGCCGAACTGATGCGGCAGTGCGATCTGGTCGTGGCGACCGGGTCGCAGGCGAATGTGCGGATGGCTTACGCAAGCGGGACGCCCGCGTTCGGCGTGGGCGCGGGCAACGTGGCGTCGATCGTCACCGCGTCGGCCGATTTGCACGATGCAGCGCACAAGATTGCGCGTTCGAAAACGTTCGACAACGCGACCAGTTGTTCGTCGGAAAACAGTGTGGTCATCGAATCTGCGGTCTACGCGAACATGCTGGCCGAACTGAGCGCCTGCGGCGGCGTGATGCTCGACGCCGCGCAAAAGGCGCAGCTGCAGGCCGCCCTGTGGTCGAACGGCAAGCTGTCGGCACACTGCACCGCACATTCGGCCACATTCATTGCGCGGGCGGCGGGCCTCGACGACATTGCGGCACGTGAGCCCGCATTCCTGATGGTGGAAGAAACCGGCTTCGGCGCTGACTACCCGTTCTCAGGGGAGAAGCTCGCGCCGGTGCTGACCGTCTATCGCGCGAAAACCTTCGATGCCGCTGCCGGCATTGTGCGCGGCATCTACGCGTACATGGGAGCTGGGCACTCGGTCGGCCTGCATTCCACCGACCCCGGGCAGGCGGTGCAACTCGGCTCGACGCTGCCGGTGGCGCGCGTGATCGTGAATCAGGCGCATTGCCTCGCGACCGGCGGCAACTTCGATAACGGCTTGCCATTCTCGCTTTCAATGGGATGCGGAACGTGGGGCCGCAACAATTTTTCGAGCAATCTCAACTTTCATCATTACCTGAATATTACGCGCGTGGCCTATCCGATCGAGGAGCGTGTCCCGGAACTGGACGACGTACTCGGGGATTTCTTCGTGAGGTATGGCAAATGA
- a CDS encoding IclR family transcriptional regulator — protein MSTSNQSNAAAVRAFRVLETLAEASSPLSMTDLVHALELPKQTVHRILVQLMDAWLVTRSADRLYECSPRVRMLAVNVLMHAGPAAARHVLLEQLVAKIGETCNLTMLAGNDVVYVDRVETEWPLRMHLQPGSHVPLHCSASGKLLLSFLPKDRRERVIETLPLRAYSERTITDRGELRKELTVTRRRQLAINNQEHLQGLIAIAVPVMLDRNRACAAIAVQAPVGRVVLDDLLAFLPDLRFAAEETAKTFRQ, from the coding sequence GTGTCGACTTCGAATCAATCGAATGCAGCGGCCGTGCGTGCATTTCGCGTACTCGAAACGTTGGCTGAGGCAAGCAGCCCGCTTTCCATGACCGATCTCGTCCATGCCCTCGAACTGCCCAAGCAGACCGTGCATCGCATCCTCGTGCAGTTGATGGATGCATGGCTTGTCACGCGCAGCGCCGACCGGCTGTATGAGTGTTCGCCGCGCGTGCGGATGCTGGCGGTCAATGTGCTGATGCATGCGGGGCCGGCCGCAGCCCGCCATGTGCTGCTTGAACAACTGGTGGCCAAAATCGGCGAAACCTGCAATCTGACGATGCTAGCCGGCAACGACGTGGTCTACGTCGACCGGGTGGAAACTGAGTGGCCGCTGCGCATGCATCTTCAACCGGGCTCGCATGTGCCGCTGCACTGTTCGGCAAGCGGCAAGCTGCTGCTCAGTTTCCTGCCCAAGGACCGGCGCGAACGGGTCATCGAAACCTTGCCGCTACGCGCCTATTCTGAACGGACGATTACGGATCGCGGCGAATTGCGCAAGGAACTGACCGTGACGCGGCGGCGTCAGCTCGCGATCAACAATCAGGAGCATTTGCAGGGGCTCATCGCGATCGCAGTGCCGGTCATGCTGGACCGCAATCGCGCATGCGCGGCGATCGCCGTCCAGGCGCCGGTCGGGCGGGTCGTGCTCGACGATCTGCTGGCCTTCCTGCCCGATCTGCGCTTTGCCGCGGAGGAAACCGCCAAGACGTTCCGGCAGTAG